Proteins encoded within one genomic window of Agelaius phoeniceus isolate bAgePho1 chromosome Z, bAgePho1.hap1, whole genome shotgun sequence:
- the LOC129132705 gene encoding tetraspanin-36-like, which translates to MDCGVITSKTVLLLLSLAFWAAAAGLSYVGAYVINTYKSYDNFLQDKYALLPAVIIICVAVVMFIIGLIGCCATFRESRVGLGLFLAIILVIFIAEVSAFVLGFVYREKVKTDVQGTMRSVFEKYDGKNPESTVVDYLQEQLQCCGVKNYSDWTTTQWFNSTGNNSVPQSCCQQEAKNCTGHLDQLQELNTRGCAQELESGLQSVISYAMLVILGFAIVKFFGMLSVCVLTCKKEESGYQPLYSGVFA; encoded by the exons GCGGCAGCTGCAGGCCTCAGCTATGTTGGGGCGTACGTCATCAACACCTACAAGAGCTACGACAACTTTCTGCAGGACAAGTACGCTCTGCTGCCAGCCGTGATCATAATTTGCGTGGCCGTGGTGATGTTCATCATCGGGCTGATCGGCTGCTGCGCCACCTTCCGCGAGTCTCGGGTCGGCCTGGGGCTG ttcttgGCCATTATCCTGGTTATCTTCATTGCAGAAGTGTCCGCTTTTGTCTTGGGATTTGTTTACAGGGAAAAG GTAAAAACTGATGTGCAAGGTACAATGCGCTCTGTCTTTGAGAAGTATGATGGCAAAAACCCAGAGTCTACAGTTGTGGATTACTTGCAAGAACAG CTTCAATGCTGTGGGGTTAAGAACTACAGCGACTGGACAACCACCCAGTGGTTTAATTCCACTGGGAACAACAGTgttcctcagagctgctgccagcaagaGGCCAAGAACTGCACTGGGCACCTGGATCAGCTGCAGGAACTCAACACACGG ggctgtgcacaggagctggagTCTGGGCTGCAGAGCGTTATCAGCTATGCCATGCTTGTAATCCTGGGGTTTGCCATCGTAAAG TTCTTCGGCATGCTGAGCGTCTGTGTGCTTACTtgcaagaaagaagaaagtgGATATCAGCCTCTTTACTCTGGGGTGTTTGCTTAA